In Candidatus Desulfofervidus auxilii, one genomic interval encodes:
- a CDS encoding universal stress protein, which translates to MSEIKKILVPVDFSPASPVLVSYAKDLGQKLEAEIHLIYVVRSLAYFGGFYVPHTSIHKFEEEIVKGAEKKMNDFVDEYFEDYPVKTHILTGDAAEEIINFAQKEGFDLILMGTHGRKGLDKVIFGSVAERVVKGAPCPVLTINPYRKKA; encoded by the coding sequence ATGAGCGAAATTAAAAAGATTTTAGTCCCTGTTGATTTTTCTCCTGCTAGTCCTGTATTAGTTTCCTATGCCAAGGATTTGGGGCAAAAACTGGAAGCGGAAATCCATTTGATTTATGTAGTGCGAAGCCTGGCTTATTTTGGTGGTTTTTATGTGCCCCACACTTCTATCCACAAGTTTGAAGAGGAAATTGTAAAGGGTGCTGAAAAGAAGATGAACGACTTTGTAGATGAATATTTTGAAGACTATCCAGTTAAAACCCATATTTTAACCGGAGATGCCGCAGAAGAGATTATTAATTTTGCCCAAAAAGAAGGATTTGATTTAATATTAATGGGGACCCATGGACGTAAAGGCCTAGATAAGGTCATTTTTGGGAGTGTGGCCGAAAGAGTAGTAAAGGGAGCCCCTTGTCCTGTTTTGACCATCAATCCTTATCGGAAGAAAGCTTAG
- the ppsA gene encoding phosphoenolpyruvate synthase, with protein sequence MAGKDFVLWFKEISIKDVPLVGGKNASLGEMFQKLTSQGVNVPDGFAITAFAYRYFIEKAGLLQKIKDTLKGLDTHNMEDLKRRGAEVRSLIRNAPLPPELSEIIVVDYRKLCEKYGIEKLDVAVRSSATAEDLPDASFAGQQETYLNIRGEERLLEACKDCFASLFTNRAISYREDKGFGHFDVYLSIAVQKMVRSDAASAGVMFTLDTESGFKDVVFINASYGLGENVVQGAVNPDEYYVFKPTLKMGKRPIIGKGMGSKHQKLVYTEDGQSVKNIPTTEEERRSYVLNDDEILLLADWACKIEEHYGKPMDIEWAKDGDGEKIGTGQFFIVQARPETVQSQRDYSSMETYVLKEKYYELEAQGKVLCKGLAVGNKIGQGRAYNIISSEQINEFKPGGVLVTDMTDPDWEPIMKVAAAIVTNRGGRTCHAAIVSRELGIPCVIGTGNATELIKEGYEVTVDCSEGEIGYVYNGIIPYEIEHLDLKTLPKTKTKIMMNVGIPEKAFFQGQIPCDGVGLAREEFIINSHIGIHPLALIHYEELKAKAKTDANIAQIVKQIDEKTKGYPDKITYFVERLARGIGRIAAAFYPNDVIVRLSDFKTNEYANLIGGTLYEPQEHNPMIGWRGASRYYDEKFKPAFGLECKAILKAREEMGLTNIKVMIPFCRTPEEGKKVIEIMKEFGLVQGENGLEVYVMCEIPSNVVLADAFADIFDGFSIGSNDLTQLTLGLDRDSELVSHIYDERNEAVERLVAQVIKVAKERNRKIGICGQAPSDFPEFTEFLVKCGIDSISLNPDVVVKTRLLVAKIEKELGVLP encoded by the coding sequence ATGGCTGGGAAGGATTTTGTGCTTTGGTTTAAAGAAATTTCTATTAAGGATGTGCCTTTAGTAGGAGGCAAAAATGCCTCTTTAGGAGAGATGTTTCAGAAACTGACATCCCAAGGTGTTAATGTCCCTGATGGCTTTGCCATTACTGCCTTTGCTTATCGGTATTTTATTGAAAAGGCAGGATTATTACAAAAAATAAAGGATACCTTAAAGGGTTTAGATACCCATAATATGGAAGACTTAAAACGCCGTGGAGCAGAAGTCCGCTCTCTTATTCGGAATGCCCCATTGCCTCCTGAGCTTTCTGAGATAATTGTTGTGGATTATAGGAAGCTATGTGAAAAATATGGTATAGAAAAATTAGATGTAGCGGTTCGTTCTTCTGCCACAGCAGAAGATTTACCTGATGCCTCTTTTGCTGGCCAACAAGAGACCTATTTGAATATCCGTGGAGAAGAAAGATTATTGGAGGCATGTAAGGATTGTTTTGCCAGTCTTTTTACCAACAGGGCGATTTCTTACCGTGAAGATAAAGGCTTTGGACATTTTGATGTCTACCTCTCTATTGCTGTGCAAAAAATGGTGCGAAGTGACGCTGCCAGTGCAGGAGTGATGTTTACCTTAGATACTGAAAGCGGCTTTAAAGATGTGGTATTTATCAATGCCTCTTATGGTTTAGGAGAAAATGTGGTGCAGGGGGCGGTAAATCCTGATGAATACTATGTATTTAAACCTACTCTTAAAATGGGTAAACGTCCTATCATAGGAAAAGGTATGGGGTCTAAGCACCAAAAACTGGTTTATACCGAAGATGGCCAGTCAGTAAAAAATATTCCTACCACAGAGGAAGAAAGAAGGAGTTATGTATTAAATGATGATGAAATTTTGTTGTTAGCTGATTGGGCATGTAAAATAGAGGAGCATTATGGCAAACCTATGGATATTGAATGGGCCAAAGATGGTGATGGAGAAAAAATAGGCACTGGACAGTTTTTTATTGTGCAAGCTAGGCCAGAGACTGTGCAATCTCAAAGGGATTATTCTTCAATGGAAACCTATGTATTGAAAGAAAAATATTATGAATTAGAGGCTCAAGGCAAAGTCTTGTGCAAAGGTCTAGCCGTAGGTAATAAAATCGGTCAAGGTAGGGCTTATAATATTATTTCTTCAGAACAAATTAATGAATTTAAGCCAGGAGGTGTGTTAGTTACCGATATGACCGACCCAGATTGGGAGCCCATTATGAAAGTAGCGGCTGCCATTGTGACCAATCGGGGTGGAAGGACTTGTCATGCAGCCATTGTTTCTAGAGAATTGGGCATCCCCTGTGTCATTGGTACAGGCAATGCTACTGAGCTGATTAAAGAAGGGTATGAAGTAACAGTAGATTGCAGTGAAGGTGAAATTGGCTATGTTTATAATGGCATTATTCCTTATGAAATTGAACATTTAGACCTAAAGACTTTACCCAAAACAAAGACAAAAATTATGATGAATGTGGGTATCCCAGAAAAGGCATTTTTCCAAGGACAAATTCCCTGTGATGGTGTAGGTTTAGCTAGAGAAGAGTTCATTATCAATTCTCATATTGGAATTCATCCTTTAGCCCTTATTCATTATGAAGAGTTAAAAGCAAAGGCCAAAACTGATGCTAACATTGCTCAAATTGTAAAACAAATAGATGAAAAGACCAAAGGCTATCCTGACAAAATTACCTATTTTGTAGAAAGACTGGCCCGAGGCATAGGGAGAATAGCTGCCGCTTTTTATCCCAATGATGTCATTGTGCGGCTCTCAGACTTTAAGACCAATGAATATGCTAATTTAATTGGTGGTACTTTGTATGAACCCCAAGAACACAATCCCATGATTGGATGGCGTGGGGCCTCTAGATATTATGATGAAAAGTTCAAACCTGCCTTTGGATTAGAATGTAAGGCGATATTAAAGGCCAGAGAAGAAATGGGATTGACAAATATTAAGGTGATGATTCCATTTTGCCGCACTCCAGAGGAGGGAAAGAAGGTTATTGAAATCATGAAAGAATTTGGTCTGGTGCAGGGAGAAAATGGATTAGAAGTTTATGTAATGTGTGAAATACCCAGTAATGTAGTATTGGCAGATGCCTTTGCTGATATATTTGACGGATTTTCTATTGGTTCTAATGATTTAACCCAGCTTACTTTGGGTCTGGATAGAGATTCTGAATTAGTCTCCCACATTTATGATGAGCGAAATGAGGCCGTAGAGCGTTTGGTGGCTCAAGTGATTAAGGTGGCTAAAGAACGGAATAGAAAAATAGGTATTTGTGGACAGGCCCCTAGTGACTTTCCTGAATTTACAGAATTTCTAGTAAAGTGTGGAATAGACTCTATCAGTTTAAATCCTGATGTGGTGGTTAAAACAAGGCTATTAGTAGCCAAAATTGAAAAAGAATTGGGGGTTTTACCCTAA
- a CDS encoding ribonucleoside triphosphate reductase codes for MQDEIKTIIKRDGREVPFDVSRIQRAIFKAAQAVGGSDQVMAWRLAIQVYDYLIKTGEVKPTVEQVQDVVEKILIENGHAKTAKAYILYRNKRTQIRTARALLLNIEKTISEYLSQMDWRIKENANIDYSHSGLMLHTASAVIANYVLSDVYTNGIKEAHIHGFFHIHDLGMGTCGYCAGWSLKQLLLEGFNGPKNKIAAGPPKHFDTALGQMVNFLGTLQNEWAGAMAFNNFDTLLAPYVRKDKLSYKEVRQGIQQFIFSVNTTSRWGGQSPFTNITLDFTIPEHFKKEAVVWAGKLQDETYADYQKEVDMINKAFIEVMLEGDYQGRIFSFPIPTYNVTEDFAWESENTHLLFQMTAKYGTPYFQNFINSDLNPEDVRSMCCRLSMNLKELRHKTGGLFGSGDATGSIGVVTLNLPRLAYLSQGNIEQFFKMIDRYMLLAQNSLEIKRKMLENNLKNGLYPYTARYLPSFKNHFSTIGLIGMNEACLNLLGEDIASAQGRKLALAVLDFMRKKIIEFQEETGNLYNLEATPAEGTSYRLAKIDKKELPGIITAGTEEAPYYTNSTQLPVNYTNDPILALELQEALQTKYTGGTVFHLFLGEKLPNAEACKLLVKRILSRYRIPYLSITPTFSVCPTHGYLAGENWHCPQCGKECEVYSRVVGYYRPISNWNKGKQEEYKERKYFKFNGILGN; via the coding sequence ATGCAAGATGAAATAAAAACTATCATAAAAAGAGATGGCAGAGAGGTGCCTTTTGATGTCAGTCGTATCCAGCGAGCCATTTTTAAGGCAGCTCAGGCCGTAGGAGGTAGTGACCAAGTGATGGCCTGGCGTTTAGCCATTCAGGTTTATGACTATTTAATAAAAACAGGTGAAGTCAAACCCACGGTAGAACAAGTCCAGGATGTAGTAGAAAAGATTTTGATTGAGAATGGACATGCTAAAACCGCCAAGGCCTATATTCTGTATCGTAACAAACGCACCCAGATTAGAACAGCCAGGGCATTGCTTTTAAACATTGAAAAAACTATTAGCGAATATCTTTCCCAAATGGACTGGAGAATCAAAGAAAATGCCAATATTGATTATTCTCATTCTGGTCTTATGCTCCATACGGCCAGTGCGGTAATTGCCAACTATGTGTTAAGTGATGTTTATACCAATGGCATCAAAGAAGCCCATATTCACGGTTTTTTTCATATTCATGATTTAGGTATGGGCACTTGTGGTTATTGTGCAGGTTGGTCTTTAAAACAACTGCTGTTAGAGGGTTTTAATGGGCCAAAAAATAAAATAGCCGCCGGTCCACCAAAGCACTTTGATACTGCTCTGGGACAAATGGTCAATTTTTTAGGCACCCTCCAAAATGAGTGGGCTGGGGCCATGGCCTTTAATAACTTTGATACCTTACTTGCCCCTTATGTGAGAAAGGACAAACTATCCTATAAAGAAGTAAGGCAAGGAATTCAGCAATTTATCTTTTCGGTAAATACCACTTCGCGTTGGGGAGGGCAGAGCCCCTTTACCAATATTACTTTAGATTTTACTATCCCTGAGCATTTTAAAAAGGAGGCGGTGGTTTGGGCAGGAAAGCTGCAAGATGAAACCTATGCAGATTATCAAAAAGAAGTAGACATGATTAATAAGGCCTTTATTGAAGTGATGTTAGAAGGAGATTATCAAGGTCGTATTTTTTCTTTTCCTATCCCTACCTATAATGTGACAGAAGATTTTGCTTGGGAAAGTGAAAACACCCATTTACTCTTTCAAATGACCGCCAAATATGGCACACCTTATTTCCAAAATTTTATCAATTCTGACTTAAATCCAGAAGATGTGAGGAGTATGTGCTGCCGTCTGAGTATGAATCTGAAAGAATTACGCCATAAGACCGGAGGTTTATTTGGTTCAGGAGATGCTACTGGTTCAATTGGGGTGGTGACTTTAAACTTACCCCGTTTAGCCTATTTAAGCCAAGGAAACATAGAGCAATTTTTTAAAATGATTGATAGATACATGCTTTTGGCCCAAAATTCCTTAGAAATTAAGCGAAAGATGCTAGAAAACAATTTAAAAAATGGGCTTTATCCTTACACCGCCCGTTACCTGCCCTCTTTTAAAAACCACTTCTCCACCATTGGTTTAATAGGAATGAATGAGGCCTGTCTTAATCTCCTAGGTGAGGATATTGCCAGTGCTCAAGGACGTAAACTGGCCTTGGCAGTGCTTGATTTTATGAGAAAAAAGATTATAGAATTTCAAGAAGAAACTGGAAATCTATATAATCTAGAAGCCACTCCTGCCGAAGGCACTAGTTACCGATTGGCAAAGATTGATAAAAAAGAATTGCCTGGCATCATTACCGCAGGCACAGAAGAAGCCCCATATTATACCAATTCTACGCAATTACCCGTAAATTATACTAATGACCCTATACTGGCCTTAGAACTACAAGAAGCACTTCAAACAAAATATACCGGTGGGACTGTTTTTCATTTATTTTTAGGCGAGAAATTACCAAATGCAGAGGCTTGCAAACTCTTAGTAAAACGCATCCTTTCCCGCTATCGCATTCCTTATCTTTCGATTACCCCTACCTTTAGTGTGTGTCCAACCCATGGCTATCTGGCAGGTGAAAACTGGCATTGTCCCCAATGTGGAAAGGAATGCGAAGTTTATTCACGGGTAGTAGGCTATTATCGGCCCATCAGCAATTGGAACAAGGGAAAACAAGAGGAATATAAAGAAAGGAAATATTTTAAGTTTAATGGGATATTGGGAAATTAA
- a CDS encoding FAD-binding oxidoreductase: MLSEKIIKNLEKIVGKPYISQKKEDLLCYSYDATQLMYLPEAVIFPNSAQKIAEILKLANQYRFPVVPRGAGSGMSGGAVPIRNGVVLAMNRLNRILEIDEKNMWVWVEPGVVTGDLQKTVAEKGLFYPPDPASLSFCTIGGNVAECAGGPRAVKYGVTKDYVLALEVVLPTGEIIHTGHKTIKGVTGYDLTSLFIGSEGTLGVFTKILLRLLPLPPTKATILLNLPRLNLLSSLLEQFLHLAERPAAMEFVDDLCRACIEHQIQFALPPGEGLLLLETDGSPEIVELMLEKITKIAKQTGAEVVTIERGEKADQLWEIRRSISPAVFQLGSEKSSHDIVVPCAQILPMIEKIKQIRNKWKLPVLCFGHIGDGNLHVNIMYNSGDISKAEAVTEEVIRVTLALGGTITGEHGIGLTKARFLPWEIEPNTLKVMQKIKCTLDPNNILNSGKIFLEEKT, translated from the coding sequence ATGCTTTCTGAAAAAATCATTAAAAACCTAGAGAAAATTGTGGGAAAACCATATATTTCTCAAAAAAAAGAAGACCTCCTTTGTTATAGCTATGATGCCACGCAATTAATGTATTTACCAGAGGCAGTAATTTTTCCCAATTCTGCCCAGAAGATAGCTGAAATTTTAAAATTGGCCAATCAATATAGATTTCCAGTAGTTCCGCGGGGAGCAGGTTCAGGAATGTCAGGAGGGGCAGTGCCTATAAGAAATGGTGTAGTCTTAGCTATGAACCGTCTGAATCGCATTTTAGAAATTGATGAAAAAAATATGTGGGTGTGGGTAGAACCTGGTGTAGTTACCGGGGACTTACAGAAGACAGTAGCAGAAAAGGGATTGTTTTATCCTCCTGACCCGGCCAGCCTTTCTTTTTGCACCATTGGGGGTAATGTAGCTGAATGTGCAGGGGGTCCTAGGGCAGTTAAGTATGGAGTAACTAAGGATTATGTGTTGGCCCTAGAGGTAGTTTTACCTACAGGTGAAATCATTCATACCGGACATAAGACTATTAAAGGGGTTACAGGTTATGATTTAACTTCCTTATTTATTGGTTCAGAAGGAACTTTAGGTGTTTTTACGAAGATTTTATTGCGTCTTCTTCCGCTCCCACCTACCAAAGCTACTATTTTATTAAATTTACCCCGGTTAAACCTTCTTTCTTCTTTGTTAGAACAGTTTTTACACTTAGCCGAGCGTCCTGCTGCTATGGAATTTGTAGACGATTTATGTAGAGCATGTATTGAGCATCAAATTCAGTTTGCCTTACCTCCAGGAGAAGGGCTTCTTCTATTAGAAACAGATGGAAGCCCAGAAATAGTAGAGTTGATGTTAGAAAAGATAACAAAGATTGCCAAACAAACAGGGGCAGAAGTGGTGACTATAGAAAGAGGTGAAAAGGCTGACCAACTTTGGGAAATCCGCCGCAGTATCTCTCCGGCTGTATTTCAATTGGGTTCAGAAAAGAGCAGTCATGATATTGTAGTCCCATGTGCTCAAATTCTTCCCATGATAGAAAAAATCAAACAAATAAGAAACAAATGGAAATTACCAGTATTGTGCTTTGGCCACATTGGTGATGGAAATTTACATGTAAATATCATGTATAATTCTGGAGATATTTCTAAGGCCGAGGCGGTTACTGAAGAAGTCATTAGGGTAACTTTAGCTCTAGGTGGAACTATTACTGGAGAGCACGGTATTGGTCTCACCAAGGCGCGGTTTCTTCCTTGGGAGATAGAACCAAATACCCTTAAAGTAATGCAAAAAATAAAATGCACTTTAGACCCAAATAACATTCTCAATTCTGGCAAGATTTTTCTGGAGGAAAAGACGTGA
- the purL gene encoding phosphoribosylformylglycinamidine synthase subunit PurL → MPFRVEVGFKKGIKDAYGEKISQKIRHFLGIKIKQVRTVFVYTIDANLTKEEVEIIASGPFSDPIIQEYAIDRPLITEFDWSIEVGFKPGVTDNVGKTAKEAIEWRLGRSLGPEERVYTSTLYLLNGSTSRSEVERIATDLLANPLIQRYHIISHGEWNGKVFIYVPKVRLLKKPEVKRYNLSLISDEELLRLSQERLLALDLKEMNAIKNYFNDQMVIAERKKVGMDEQITDVELEAIAQTWSEHCKHKIFNGLIHYTDETGKTTLIESLFDTYVRRATEEIRKAKGKDDFCLSVFKDNAGVIKFNEHWNLVFKVETHNSPSALDPYGGALTGIVGVNRDPFGTGKGAKLIFNTDVFCFASPFYDKPLPPRLLHPRRVFEGVREGIEHGGNKSGIPTINGCIVFDERYLGKPLVYCGTGGIMPAEINGQPSHIKQAKPGDFIVMTGGRIGKDGIHGATFSSEELHEASPVSAVQIGDPITQKKMFDFLLIARDKGWYNSITDNGAGGLSSSVGEMARESGGAELHLEKAPLKYQGLDPWEILVSESQERMTLAVPPENISAFLELAKKMDVEATVLGKFTDSGKFHVLYKNETVLYLDMDFLHNGVPQKEMVARWTPPVHPEPDFPCPENLTETLNKILGRLNICSKEGVVRQYDHEVQGGSVIKPLVGKWDNGPSDAAIIRPLLDSYEGVVVANGICPRYSDIDTYHMTACALDEAIRNAICVGGSLKHMAVLDNFCWCDPIISEKTPDGDYKLAQLVRANQALYDYTTVYGVPCISGKDSMKNDYHIGNIKISIPPTILFSIIGRIDDVRKAVSMDVKHPGDLVYILGMTYDELGGSEYFAQYDYVGNKVPKVRAKEAKKLYDALNQAIRDGLIASCHDCSDGGLGVALAETAFAGGWGMEIDLGAVPYKGEKRDDYILFSESQSRLVVTVRRENKTSFEKYLADCPFACIGSVRSDIKFIIKGLNKNIIHTDIYTLKESWQRTLREIF, encoded by the coding sequence ATGCCTTTTCGGGTAGAAGTAGGATTTAAAAAGGGAATAAAAGATGCCTATGGAGAGAAAATTAGCCAGAAAATTCGCCATTTTTTAGGTATTAAGATAAAACAAGTAAGAACGGTTTTTGTCTACACTATTGATGCCAATTTGACAAAAGAAGAAGTAGAAATTATAGCCAGTGGTCCATTTTCAGACCCTATAATTCAAGAATATGCCATTGATCGTCCCTTAATTACAGAGTTTGATTGGTCTATTGAGGTGGGTTTTAAACCTGGGGTGACTGACAATGTAGGAAAAACTGCCAAAGAAGCCATTGAATGGCGTTTAGGCCGAAGTTTAGGGCCAGAAGAAAGAGTTTATACCTCTACCCTTTATCTGCTCAACGGAAGCACTTCCCGAAGTGAAGTAGAACGGATAGCTACTGATTTGTTGGCTAATCCGTTAATCCAACGTTACCATATCATTTCTCATGGAGAATGGAATGGCAAGGTCTTTATCTATGTACCCAAGGTTCGGCTGCTTAAAAAGCCGGAAGTAAAACGATACAATTTAAGTCTCATCTCAGATGAAGAGCTTTTAAGATTAAGTCAGGAGCGTCTTTTGGCCCTTGATTTAAAGGAAATGAATGCCATAAAGAATTATTTTAATGACCAAATGGTTATAGCTGAAAGAAAAAAGGTAGGCATGGATGAACAGATTACCGATGTAGAACTAGAAGCTATTGCCCAAACCTGGTCTGAACACTGTAAACATAAAATTTTTAATGGCCTTATTCATTATACTGACGAAACTGGGAAAACCACCCTCATAGAAAGTCTTTTTGATACCTATGTTCGGAGAGCCACTGAAGAAATCAGGAAGGCTAAAGGAAAAGATGACTTTTGTTTGTCTGTATTTAAAGACAATGCAGGTGTGATTAAGTTTAATGAGCACTGGAATCTGGTATTTAAAGTAGAGACCCACAATTCACCTTCTGCCTTAGATCCTTATGGTGGTGCGTTAACCGGAATCGTAGGGGTAAATCGTGACCCTTTTGGCACCGGAAAGGGGGCCAAGTTAATCTTTAATACAGATGTCTTCTGTTTTGCCTCGCCTTTTTATGATAAACCACTTCCCCCACGTCTTTTGCATCCCCGCCGTGTTTTTGAAGGAGTGCGGGAAGGAATAGAGCATGGTGGCAATAAAAGTGGTATTCCCACTATAAATGGCTGTATTGTTTTTGATGAGCGCTATCTGGGCAAACCCTTAGTGTATTGTGGAACTGGTGGCATCATGCCAGCTGAGATAAATGGACAACCCAGTCATATTAAACAGGCCAAACCAGGTGATTTTATTGTCATGACAGGAGGAAGAATTGGAAAAGATGGCATTCATGGGGCTACTTTTTCTTCAGAAGAACTTCATGAAGCCTCACCGGTGAGTGCTGTTCAAATTGGTGACCCCATTACCCAGAAAAAGATGTTTGATTTTCTCCTTATAGCTAGAGATAAGGGTTGGTATAACTCTATTACTGATAATGGTGCAGGAGGATTGTCTTCTTCTGTAGGGGAAATGGCTAGAGAATCCGGTGGGGCAGAGTTGCATTTAGAAAAAGCACCTTTAAAATACCAAGGTTTAGACCCCTGGGAAATTTTGGTTTCTGAATCTCAAGAAAGGATGACCTTAGCTGTCCCCCCGGAAAATATTTCAGCCTTTTTAGAGCTGGCTAAAAAGATGGATGTAGAAGCTACTGTCTTGGGAAAATTCACTGATTCAGGAAAATTTCATGTCCTATACAAAAATGAGACGGTTCTTTATTTAGATATGGATTTTTTGCATAATGGAGTGCCCCAAAAAGAGATGGTAGCCAGATGGACACCTCCTGTGCACCCAGAACCTGATTTTCCCTGTCCTGAGAACTTGACAGAGACTTTAAATAAAATTTTAGGACGGCTTAATATCTGTAGTAAAGAAGGAGTAGTGAGGCAGTATGACCATGAAGTGCAGGGGGGAAGTGTAATAAAACCCCTAGTAGGAAAATGGGATAATGGCCCCAGTGATGCTGCTATTATTAGACCCTTATTGGATAGTTATGAGGGGGTAGTGGTAGCTAATGGGATTTGTCCTCGCTATAGTGATATAGATACCTATCATATGACTGCCTGTGCCTTGGATGAGGCTATTAGGAATGCCATTTGTGTTGGGGGGAGCTTAAAACACATGGCTGTCCTAGATAATTTTTGTTGGTGTGACCCCATTATTTCTGAAAAAACACCAGATGGAGATTATAAACTGGCCCAATTGGTTCGGGCCAATCAAGCACTTTATGATTACACCACTGTTTATGGAGTGCCTTGTATCTCTGGGAAAGATAGCATGAAAAACGATTATCATATTGGTAATATCAAGATCTCTATTCCCCCTACCATTTTATTTTCTATTATTGGCCGGATAGATGATGTTCGGAAGGCAGTGAGTATGGATGTTAAACATCCAGGGGATTTGGTTTATATTTTAGGTATGACTTATGACGAATTAGGAGGCAGTGAATATTTTGCTCAATATGATTATGTAGGAAATAAAGTTCCTAAAGTAAGGGCAAAGGAGGCAAAAAAACTCTATGATGCGTTAAACCAAGCCATAAGAGATGGCTTGATAGCCAGTTGTCATGATTGTTCTGATGGTGGATTGGGGGTGGCCTTGGCAGAAACAGCCTTTGCCGGAGGATGGGGAATGGAGATAGATTTAGGTGCAGTTCCATATAAAGGAGAAAAAAGGGATGATTATATCCTTTTTTCTGAATCTCAAAGTAGATTGGTAGTAACGGTGCGGAGAGAAAATAAAACCTCTTTTGAAAAATACTTGGCTGATTGTCCCTTTGCCTGTATAGGCAGTGTAAGAAGTGATATTAAATTTATAATAAAAGGCCTTAATAAAAATATAATTCACACTGACATTTACACCTTAAAAGAAAGCTGGCAAAGGACATTAAGGGAAATTTTTTAA